One window from the genome of Musa acuminata AAA Group cultivar baxijiao chromosome BXJ1-4, Cavendish_Baxijiao_AAA, whole genome shotgun sequence encodes:
- the LOC135581832 gene encoding protein indeterminate-domain 5, chloroplastic-like, protein MEAASFSGPLFGTREVDQYTTNQQQQPQQSSSPPSSSAAPRKKKRNLPGNSSNAEAVVIALSPKSLLATNRFICEVCNKGFQREQNLQLHRRGHNLPWKLKQKNPKEVCRKVYICPETTCVHHDPSRALGDLTGIKKHYSRKHGEKKWKCDKCSKRYAVPSDLKAHSKICGTREYRCDCGTLFSRRDSFITHRAFCDALAQEGGRIPTAMNTIGSYLYGNAGTNLGLPQLNAQLSLEDRAHVVPPDPLRLAGNGGATRFNHLTVPALQPIHPSRSAPFYLGGGSSRDLGDDPLLLQSKPFNGLMQLQQLHSSAATATDLFNLGILSDSSNRSIAIKPNAHPLISDRLNSTAGGSNEPPTLFAGNLLSNHVHPNMSSSTYDQSVKSDSAPPHMSATALLQKAAQMGVTPNRGSGSSLLKGLGSSYSSGKYTSFGAGFDGAEGSSAAAQLQDVMNSLANGNHMCSSTNESELQQNQSGSGMGAPDSLTRDFLGVGGMMRSMGGGMTQREQHLSGSYGSLH, encoded by the exons ATGGAAGCAGCTTCATTCTCAGGTCCTTTATTCGGAACCAGAGAGGTAGATCAGTACACCACCAATCAGCAGCAACAGCCGCAGCAGTCATCATCACCACCGAGCTCATCGGCCGCTCCTCGGAAGAAAAAGAGGAACCTCCCTGGAAATTCTTCAA ATGCCGAGGCCGTAGTGATTGCTTTGTCACCCAAGTCGCTTCTGGCAACGAATCGATTCATCTGCGAAGTGTGCAACAAGGGATTCCAGCGGGAGCAGAATCTGCAGCTCCACCGGCGCGGCCACAACCTGCCATGGAAGCTGAAGCAGAAGAACCCCAAGGAGGTGTGCCGCAAGGTCTACATCTGCCCCGAGACCACCTGCGTCCACCACGACCCCTCCCGCGCCCTCGGCGACCTCACCGGCATCAAGAAGCACTACAGTCGCAAGCACggcgagaagaagtggaagtgcgACAAGTGCTCCAAGCGCTACGCCGTCCCCTCCGATCTGAAAGCCCATTCCAAGATCTGCGGCACTCGCGAGTACCGATGTGACTGTGGAACCCTCTTTTCCAG GCGTGATAGCTTCATAACCCACAGAGCTTTCTGCGACGCATTAGCACAAGAGGGTGGGAGGATTCCGACCGCCATGAACACCATCGGAAGCTACTTATACGGCAACGCCGGAACAAATCTGGGCCTTCCTCAGCTGAACGCGCAACTCTCCTTAGAGGACCGAGCTCATGTTGTACCGCCCGACCCTCTCCGGCTTGCTGGGAACGGTGGTGCAACACGGTTCAACCATCTCACGGTGCCGGCCTTGCAGCCGATTCACCCATCTCGGTCTGCTCCGTTCTACCTTGGTGGTGGCTCGAGCCGAGACTTGGGCGATGACCCTCTACTGCTCCAGAGCAAACCATTCAATGGCTTAATGCAGCTCCAACAACTCCATTCATCCGCCGCTACTGCTACTGATCTCTTCAATCTTGGCATCTTATCTGATAGCAGCAACAGGAGCATCGCCATTAAACCAAATGCTCACCCGCTGATCTCTGATAGATTAAACAGCACTGCTGGTGGGAGCAACGAGCCGCCCACACTGTTTGCAGGAAATCTCTTGAGCAACCACGTTCATCCGAACATGTCTTCTTCCACGTACGACCAATCGGTGAAAAGTGACTCAGCACCACCTCATATGTCGGCAACTGCTCTTCTTCAGAAGGCGGCGCAAATGGGTGTGACTCCTAATCGCGGCAGCGGAAGCTCCTTACTCAAAGGGCTGGGAAGCTCGTATTCTAGCGGCAAATACACAAGTTTTGGTGCTGGTTTTGATGGTGCCGAAGGGAGCTCAGCAGCAGCTCAACTGCAAGACGTCATGAACTCCCTCGCTAATGGAAACCATATGTGCAGCAGCACAAACGAGAGCGAGTTGCAGCAGAACCAATCGGGCAGTGGCATGGGAGCACCAGACAGTTTGACCAGAGACTTTCTCGGGGTTGGAGGCATGATGAGGAGCATGGGGGGAGGAATGACACAAAGAGAACAGCACCTCTCTGGATCGTATGGGAGTCTGCATTGA
- the LOC135672318 gene encoding RING-H2 finger protein ATL8-like has protein sequence MLPSLSRFLQSSDNLHAAGQPDPLPVDSDLIVILAALLCALICVLGLALVARCAWLRPSPAAAASSSVFRPTGKGLKKKALRSLPTLSFDSSSAPGGSGKLSDCPICLAEFADGDQVRVLPQCGHGFHVVCVDTWLGSHSSCPSCRRILVVPAAALATSPSRSASAGRGPKTAQDAEPSNPQP, from the coding sequence ATGTTGCCTTCTCTGTCGAGGTTTCTACAGTCCTCCGACAACCTCCACGCCGCGGGGCAGCCCGACCCCCTCCCTGTCGACTCCGACCTCATCGTCATCCTCGCGGCGCTCCTCTGCGCCCTCATCTGCGTCCTCGGCCTCGCCCTCGTCGCTCGCTGCGCCTGGCTCCGCCCctctcccgccgccgccgcctcctcctccgtctTTCGACCGACCGGTAAGGGTCTCAAGAAGAAGGCCCTCCGCTCCCTCCCGACGCTCTCCTTCGACTCCTCCTCCGCTCCGGGTGGCAGCGGGAAGCTCTCCGATTGCCCCATCTGCCTCGCCGAGTTCGCTGACGGGGACCAGGTCCGGGTCCTGCCGCAGTGCGGCCACGGCTTCCACGTCGTCTGCGTTGACACCTGGCTTGGGTCCCACTCATCCTGCCCCTCCTGCCGTCGGATCCTGGTGGTCCCCGCCGCCGCCCTCGCCACCTCCCCATCGAGGTCAGCGTCGGCGGGGCGCGGGCCGAAGACGGCACAGGATGCGGAACCAAGTAATCCGCAGCCCTAA
- the LOC103980583 gene encoding uncharacterized protein LOC103980583 has product MALRGGFLCPTYRFPNPFSFTSRSRDAGRRFAESATAAVAGRRKRPQNVEGEFFVDHLCIDCDTCRWMAPEVFTRVDDLSAVTRQPSCEEERIKALQALLSCPTSSIHTERPTNKILEVQKMFPLPIDEQNIPGVYHCGYHSERSYGATSYFVTHPEGNILVDSPRFTERLACNIEMLGGVRYMFLTHKDDVGDHEKWSKRMRCERILHSGDVEISTADVENKLCGDGPWDIATDLKLIYTPGHTEGSVCLYYKPLKVLFTGDHLYGSEESDLAFSVIYNQQSVSLQLKSIRKLLDFDFEWILPGHGRRVTFRDNQEKNSALEAFLARQEPLYA; this is encoded by the exons ATGGCTCTTCGAGGTGGCTTCCTGTGCCCTACATATCGGTTCCCAAATCCATTCTCTTTCACCAGCAGGAGCCGAGATGCCGGCCGACGCTTTGCCGAGAGCGCCACGGCCGCCGTCGCCGGTCGTCGGAAGCGGCCACAGAACGTGGAGGGGGAATTCTTTGTAG ATCACCTGTGCATCGATTGCGATACCTGCCGTTGGATGGCTCCG GAGGTTTTTACGCGGGTAGATGACTTGTCTGCCGTGACCAGACAGCCGAGCTGCGAGGAAGAAAGGATTAAAGCCCTCCAG GCATTGCTTTCTTGTCCAACCAGCTCAATACACACTGAGAGGCCCACAAACAAGATTCTCGAAGTTCAGAAGATGTTTCCTCTTCCGATAGATGAGCAGAACATCCCT GGTGTCTATCATTGTGGTTATCACTCTGAGAGATCTTATGGTGCAACTTCCTACTTTGTCACTCACCCTGAAGGGAACATACTTGTTGATAG cccaagattcacagagagattagcCTGCAACATAGAGATGCTTGGAGGAGTTCGCTACATGTTTTTGACTCACAA GGATGACGTAGGAGATCATGAGAAGTGGAGCAAGAGGATGCGATGTGAAAGAATTCTCCATTCAGGCGAT GTTGAGATTTCTACTGCTGATGTAGAAAATAAACTTTGTGGGGATGGCCCCTGGGATATTGCAACTGATCTTAAGCTCATTTACACTCCAGGCCATACTGAA GGTTCTGTTTGTTTGTACTACAAGCCACTGAAGGTGTTGTTCACCGGGGACCATCTCTATGGATCAGAAGAATCAGATCTAGCATTTTCTGTAATATACAACCAGCAATCAG TGAGCTTGCAACTGAAGAGTATCAGGAAACTGTTGGACTTTGACTTCGAGTGGATCTTACCAG GTCATGGCCGGAGGGTGACATTTAGAgacaatcaagagaaaaattcagCTTTAGAAGCTTTCCTGGCCAGGCAAGAGCCATTGTATGCATAA
- the LOC135642107 gene encoding uncharacterized protein C24H6.02c-like yields MAASTARLVERRLTSLLDRSLRSQNLLPQGYACCSCLAKGIRGVQTKTETPNIVNKDDKNSKSCQDDSKPVSNSIKTVSAIDEENNIKYRAFSSLKASTRHDLAMIFTCKVCETRSVKTVCRESYEKGVVVARCGGCNNLHLIADRLGWFGEPGSVEDFLAAQGEEVKKGSVDTLNLTLEDLAGTKSS; encoded by the exons ATGGCGGCTTCGACTGCTCGGTTGGTTGAGAGGCGGCTCACCTCTCTATTGGATCGAAGTCTTCGATCCCAAAACCTTCTTCCCCAAG GATATGCATGTTGTTCCTGTTTAGCTAAGGGCATAAGAGGTGTCCAAACAAAGACAGAAACACCTAATATAGTCAATAAAGATGACAAGAATTCTAAATCTTGTCAGGATGATTCAAAACCAGTTTCCAACTCAATCAAAACAGTTAGTGCAATTGATGAGGAGAACAACATTAAGTATAGAGCTTTCTCTAGCCTAAAAGCATCCACGAGACATGATCTTGCCATGATCTTTACATGCAAGGTCTGTGAGACTAGATCAGTGAAGACAGTCTGCCGTGAATCATATGAAAAGGGAGTGGTGGTGGCTCGCTGTGGTGGATGCAATAATCTTCACCTAATTGCAGATCGACTCGGTTGGTTTGGCGAACCGGGTAGTGTCGAGGATTTTTTGGCGGCACAAGGAGAGGAGGTGAAGAAAGGTTCAGTTGACACTCTGAACCTAACGTTGGAGGACTTGGCCGGGACTAAATCATCATGA
- the LOC135581843 gene encoding uncharacterized protein LOC135581843: MEITARKHSSNLQSFLAHTTPSVPVYSLSKPNTRDNNVWQPTGKDRSEYFTLGDLWDQYSEWSAYGAGVPIVPDNYENVVQYYVPYLSAIQIYTNKSLPCSRISLEESESESFSDDSESEKMSKSSSDALSEDSDVSQESSLHSKETLGQLYLHYIEYGSPYRRIPLVDKVNELAEHFPGLMSFKSVEMSPASWMSVAWYPIYHIPICRNAKDLSACFLTYHTISASFQDNVGHVESAKDFCSTISRTNRREQKIGNNSITLSPFGLSTYRMQGSLWRNSGTSDNEMIGTLYNAAQSWLNQLRVKHHDFDFFTTHSM; encoded by the exons ATGGAGATTACTGCGCGAAAGCACTCATCGAATCTGCAGTCTTTCCTCGCTCATACCACGCCTTCAGTGCCTGTTTATTCTCTCTCAAAg CCGAATACACGAGACAATAACGTTTGGCAACCAACTGGCAAGGACAGGTCGGAGTATTTCACCCTTGGAGACCTCTGGGACCAGTATAGTGAGTGGAGCGCCTACGGTGCTGGTGTTCCAATCGTCCCTGACAACTATGAGAATGTAGTCCAATACTACGTTCCATACCTATCTGCTATCCAAATATACACTAACAAGTCTCTTCCTTGTTCAAG GATTTCGCTGGAAGAAAGCGAGAGTGAATCGTTTAGTGATGACAGTGAGAGTGAAAAGATGTCCAAGTCATCATCAGATGCTTTGTCAGAAGATTCTGATGTTAGCCAGGAGAGTTCATTGCATTCAAAAGAAACCCTGGGGCAGCTTTACCTTCACTATATAGAATATGGTTCTCCTTATAGAAGGATACCCCTCGTGGACAAG GTAAATGAATTGGCAGAACATTTTCCTGGTTTGATGTCATTCAAGAGTGTGGAAATGTCACCAGCTAGCTGGATGTCTGTTGCCTG GTATCCAATTTATCATATTCCGATATGTAGAAATGCTAAGGATTTATCGGCATGTTTCCTGACTTACCATACTATATCTGCATCATTCCAAG ATAATGTTGGACATGTGGAAAGTGCAAAGGACTTCTGTTCTACAATATCGAGAACAAACCGAAGGGAGCAAAAGATAGGGAACAACTCAATTACTCTGTCGCCATTTGGTCTCTCCACTTACAGAATGCAGGGGAGCCTATGGAGAAACTCAGGAACTTCAGACAACGAAATGATAGGCACCCTCTACAATGCTGCACAATCCTGGTTAAACCAGCTTAGAGTTAAACATCATGACTTTGACTTCTTCACCACTCACTCAATGTAA